The Tepidibacter aestuarii genome contains a region encoding:
- a CDS encoding M15 family metallopeptidase — protein MGAIGKSIGLEWGGDFKSIKDRPHF, from the coding sequence ATGGGAGCAATAGGTAAATCTATAGGACTTGAATGGGGAGGTGATTTTAAAAGTATTAAAGATAGGCCGCATTTTTAA
- a CDS encoding M15 family metallopeptidase domain-containing protein, with protein sequence MSRNLNDLHPYVKHLAEKFIGGCKGHGIEVLIYCTYRSIEEQNKLYAKGRTVPGNKITQHSGVEQTYMKRWEQ encoded by the coding sequence ATGAGTAGAAACTTGAATGATTTGCATCCATATGTTAAGCACTTAGCTGAGAAGTTTATAGGAGGATGTAAGGGCCATGGGATAGAAGTATTAATATATTGTACATATAGAAGTATAGAAGAACAAAATAAGCTTTATGCTAAAGGGAGAACAGTTCCAGGAAATAAGATTACACAGCACAGTGGGGTAGAACAGACTTATATGAAAAGATGGGAGCAATAG
- a CDS encoding phage terminase small subunit-related protein: MARARSPNRDKAKEIYLDSKGLVKLKDIAAELGVRDSQIRKWIR; this comes from the coding sequence ATGGCAAGAGCAAGAAGCCCAAATAGAGATAAAGCGAAAGAAATATATCTTGATTCTAAAGGGTTAGTAAAGTTAAAAGACATAGCAGCAGAATTAGGAGTTAGAGATTCACAAATTAGAAAATGGATTAGATGA